A window of the Bombina bombina isolate aBomBom1 chromosome 3, aBomBom1.pri, whole genome shotgun sequence genome harbors these coding sequences:
- the LOC128652539 gene encoding P2X purinoceptor 7-like, translating to MASSTVDESTKSLMQLSKEEVADLMKQFMDERNSEPMLFDVSQTHLWDPRRHPSEIIDESQKSDTQSQERYTESEDLERLTSLSWCSCGNCALMPTIVESICCGENPKVTFHIPDDGFCICEADYHREIINREHLIRMAKFNNSYGPMRFAGGTVLTERAFRKLAYRAYTTWIHDFLGPKERRPIPSCVVKSIRNSFPAPDDIYIGFHYAEDDGPAMDMILE from the exons ATGGCGTCATCAACTGTAGATGAGAGCACAAAATCACTCATGCAACTATCAAAAGAAGAAGTAGCAGACTTg atgaaaCAATTCATGGACGAAAGAAATTCTGAACCCATGTTGTTTGATGTTTCTCAAACACATTTATGGGATCCTAGAAGACATCCAAGTGAAATTATCGATGAATCTCAAAAATCTGATACACAGTCTCAAGAGAGATATACCGAATCCGAAGATCTTGAAAGACTAACTAGTCTATCCTGGTGCTCTTGTGGAAACTGTGCGCTTATGCCCACAATTGTGGAGAGTATTTGTTGTGGCGAAAATCCAAAAGTTACTTTCCATATTCCAGACGATGGATTCTGTATTTGTGAAGCTGATTATCACCGCGAAATAATAAATAGAGAACATCTCATAAGAATGGCAAAATTTAACAACAGTTATGGGCCTATGCGTTTCGCAGGCGGTACGGTCCTGACGGAAAG AGCTTTTAGAAAACTCGCATACAGAGCATACACCACTTGGATTCACGATTTTCTCGGACCAAAAGAAAGACGCCCGATTCCGTCTTGTGTTGTCAAAAGTATACGTAATTCATTTCCCGCACCAGATGACATTTACATTGGATTCCACTATGCTGAGGACGATGGTCCAGCTATGGATATGATATTGGAATAA